A genome region from bacterium includes the following:
- a CDS encoding HD domain-containing protein, which translates to MAIFKETKIKTSILVTLTLLFFFIGVIPLWISSWKLILISRDNLDKSLRENFFSIGSTVSTKISDFVTENRTQVHEYALKMAPQLQENSTEPPELMRNPAILKVRILNLQGKGPYYSKFNFQDPQVPNLEFQGFSQAAEGKSYMSAPYYHHSDDVPILLFTEPIRSRDETVMGILSVIVSVEPLWKMINEQSAGGRKVYVVDSKGNLLLHPDKAEMQAHKNLSNTAIVRGYLNTKGAVEGVLSYKEKDTEILGAYSSVNDPDWGVIIQIDKDIALASVNDMIRTSIIWGIIFALAACLVGFLFAQWITRPIQVLAQHALDIGRKQNFDKKIELKASNEIQQLADTFNFMTDEIKQNIIGLQNAASENKELFMSAIRMLAAAIDAKDPYTRGHSERVKDYSLVIARQLSFGAAELERVEIAALLHDVGKIGIDDRILRKPTNLTPEEFEVMKTHPDKGASILAQIAQLSDIIPGTRAHHENYDGSGYPGRLKGEEIPLLGRIITIADTFDAMTTDRPYQKAFTLEFALNRIRAMAGIKYDPKIVEAFSHACEEGKVTLHKPSRPRAKQPVA; encoded by the coding sequence TTCATAGGCGTCATTCCGCTTTGGATCAGCAGCTGGAAACTGATTTTGATCAGCCGCGACAACCTGGATAAAAGTTTACGCGAGAATTTTTTCAGCATCGGTTCCACGGTTTCCACAAAGATTTCTGATTTTGTCACGGAGAACCGCACGCAAGTTCACGAATACGCTCTAAAAATGGCTCCGCAATTGCAGGAAAATTCTACGGAGCCGCCCGAGTTGATGCGGAATCCGGCGATTTTGAAAGTTCGCATTTTGAATCTGCAAGGGAAGGGTCCGTACTATTCCAAATTCAATTTTCAAGATCCGCAAGTGCCGAATCTGGAGTTCCAGGGATTCAGTCAGGCCGCTGAAGGCAAATCCTATATGAGCGCTCCTTATTATCATCACTCTGATGATGTTCCGATCCTGCTTTTTACGGAACCGATCCGGTCACGAGATGAAACAGTGATGGGAATTCTTTCCGTGATCGTCAGTGTGGAACCGCTCTGGAAAATGATCAACGAGCAAAGCGCAGGCGGGCGCAAGGTTTACGTTGTAGATTCCAAAGGCAATCTTCTTTTGCATCCGGACAAAGCGGAAATGCAAGCGCACAAAAATCTTTCAAACACCGCAATTGTTCGCGGATACTTGAATACAAAAGGAGCTGTAGAAGGAGTTCTTTCTTATAAGGAAAAGGATACGGAAATTTTGGGGGCCTATAGCTCGGTCAACGATCCCGATTGGGGTGTGATCATTCAGATTGATAAAGACATTGCTCTTGCTTCCGTCAATGACATGATCCGTACTTCGATTATCTGGGGAATTATTTTTGCGCTCGCCGCCTGCCTCGTGGGCTTTTTGTTTGCGCAATGGATTACTCGTCCGATCCAGGTTCTTGCACAACATGCGTTAGATATCGGGCGTAAGCAGAATTTTGACAAGAAAATCGAATTGAAGGCGAGCAACGAAATTCAGCAGCTTGCAGACACGTTTAATTTTATGACCGATGAGATCAAACAGAATATCATCGGTCTGCAAAATGCGGCGAGCGAAAACAAAGAATTGTTTATGAGCGCCATCCGGATGCTGGCTGCTGCAATTGATGCAAAGGATCCGTACACTAGAGGCCATTCCGAACGCGTGAAAGACTATTCTCTGGTCATTGCTAGACAGTTGTCTTTTGGTGCCGCTGAGCTCGAAAGAGTGGAAATAGCTGCATTGCTTCATGATGTTGGCAAAATTGGTATTGATGACCGGATTTTGCGAAAACCGACGAATCTGACGCCTGAAGAATTTGAAGTGATGAAGACACATCCGGATAAAGGGGCCAGCATTCTTGCGCAAATTGCCCAGCTTTCCGACATCATTCCGGGAACTCGCGCGCATCATGAAAACTACGATGGGTCCGGTTATCCGGGTAGACTGAAAGGGGAGGAGATTCCGTTGTTGGGACGTATCATTACGATAGCAGACACTTTCGACGCAATGACCACGGACCGTCCTTATCAGAAAGCTTTCACGCTCGAATTTGCGCTGAATCGTATCAGGGCCATGGCCGGCATTAAGTACGATCCGAAGATTGTGGAGGCATTCAGCCATGCATGCGAGGAAGGAAAAGTGACACTCCACAAACCTTCACGTCCTCGCGCTAAACAACCAGTAGCGTAA
- a CDS encoding tetratricopeptide repeat protein — MKKSFTVFLLFLIAVAIACSGKKQSQTNPTDTKGRKGRPSEALALRDANDLLSKGRCADATNSYLQFLQKYPTDPGALNLLGLSYLCEAKHDLAIASFQKALQVRPSYTDVHNNLGVAYMELKNYPEARKEFLIALQDRNYMKAGPYFNLAKLAFSQQSYEESRALAKKAMDLVPKQKDGLPEEAAPLLLYSLSLERLNRLDEAAVAFRDLLKIDSQNLEASYSLATIMARKNQPCVARQYYLQVVDADPLSDLGQKSIEALKGIQCQQ; from the coding sequence ATGAAGAAATCATTTACGGTGTTTTTGTTATTCCTCATTGCCGTTGCCATCGCGTGCAGCGGTAAAAAGCAATCTCAGACGAATCCAACGGACACCAAGGGCAGGAAGGGGCGGCCCTCTGAAGCATTGGCGCTCAGGGATGCCAACGATCTGCTTTCCAAAGGTCGCTGCGCTGATGCAACGAATTCATATCTTCAATTCTTGCAAAAATATCCAACCGATCCGGGTGCCTTGAACCTCCTGGGACTCTCCTATCTTTGCGAAGCAAAACACGACCTTGCGATAGCTTCCTTTCAAAAGGCGCTGCAAGTCCGGCCCAGTTACACGGATGTACATAATAATCTCGGCGTTGCTTACATGGAGCTTAAAAACTATCCCGAAGCGCGCAAGGAATTTTTGATTGCCCTTCAAGATCGTAACTACATGAAAGCCGGTCCATACTTTAATCTGGCAAAACTGGCATTTTCTCAGCAGAGTTATGAAGAATCCAGGGCGCTTGCTAAAAAAGCGATGGACCTGGTGCCGAAACAGAAAGATGGTTTGCCGGAAGAAGCAGCTCCACTTTTGCTGTACTCACTTTCCTTGGAACGACTCAACAGACTCGATGAGGCCGCCGTTGCCTTTCGCGATCTTTTGAAAATCGATTCACAAAACCTGGAAGCAAGCTATTCACTTGCCACAATTATGGCCCGCAAGAATCAACCCTGTGTCGCCCGTCAGTATTATCTGCAGGTTGTAGATGCTGATCCTCTAAGCGATCTTGGTCAAAAATCGATCGAAGCTCTCAAAGGGATTCAATGCCAGCAATAA
- a CDS encoding roadblock/LC7 domain-containing protein has translation MAFELILRRIFLHKEVEGVIFLDSEGEEIFSYGEIDHDHLKLMGAYQGIVLNSIRRLELGRNGTVITRCGKRSILTHQLKDGYFVSVVLSRDANIAHARFQFGDYFLSLEKEL, from the coding sequence ATGGCATTTGAATTAATCCTGCGTAGAATTTTTCTTCATAAAGAAGTCGAGGGTGTGATCTTTCTCGATTCCGAAGGGGAGGAGATATTTTCCTACGGAGAGATTGACCACGATCACCTTAAACTGATGGGCGCCTACCAGGGGATTGTGTTGAATAGCATCAGACGACTGGAATTGGGAAGGAACGGCACTGTGATCACACGATGCGGCAAGCGTTCGATTCTTACACATCAGCTCAAAGATGGATATTTTGTGAGTGTGGTTTTATCCCGGGATGCAAATATCGCGCATGCGCGTTTTCAGTTTGGAGACTATTTTTTATCCTTGGAAAAAGAATTATAG
- the ftsY gene encoding signal recognition particle-docking protein FtsY has translation MFEFITEEKTFLQKLRSGLKKTKDSLGTQLDKAMKLGRPVDESILGPLEEALIQSDIGVGLATDLVELVNDRIKSNQLSNVEAVKKLIHDELLSIFKNTDPWWEKRYPTPAVFMIIGVNGVGKTTSIAKLAHEYKKQGKRVLICAADTFRAAATEQLEIWAKRVGVDILKQQSGSDPAAVVFDALNAAKAQKRDLVLIDTAGRLHTKTNLMQELAKIRKVANREVAGAPHESWLVLDATVGQNGIVQAREFMNITPITGIILTKIDGTAKGGIVVSIAKELGVPIKFLGVGESLDDLIPFDPQKFIDALFEV, from the coding sequence GTGTTTGAATTCATAACCGAAGAAAAAACATTTTTACAGAAGTTGCGCTCAGGCCTCAAAAAAACCAAAGATAGTCTGGGCACGCAGCTTGATAAAGCGATGAAGCTGGGCCGGCCTGTCGATGAAAGTATTCTGGGTCCACTGGAAGAGGCTCTTATTCAATCCGATATCGGAGTCGGGCTTGCTACGGACCTGGTGGAGCTGGTGAATGATCGAATCAAGAGCAATCAGCTTTCGAATGTAGAAGCGGTCAAGAAGCTGATTCATGATGAATTACTTTCAATTTTTAAGAATACCGACCCGTGGTGGGAAAAGCGTTATCCAACACCTGCTGTATTCATGATCATTGGAGTGAACGGAGTAGGGAAGACCACTTCGATCGCTAAGCTGGCTCACGAATACAAGAAGCAGGGAAAGAGAGTTTTGATCTGCGCGGCGGATACTTTCCGCGCGGCTGCAACGGAGCAGCTGGAAATCTGGGCAAAACGGGTAGGCGTGGATATTTTGAAACAGCAAAGCGGATCGGATCCTGCGGCCGTTGTTTTCGACGCTTTGAACGCTGCGAAAGCGCAGAAAAGGGATCTGGTCTTGATCGATACTGCGGGACGGCTCCACACAAAAACAAACTTGATGCAGGAGCTTGCTAAAATTCGAAAAGTTGCAAACCGCGAAGTTGCCGGAGCGCCGCACGAAAGCTGGCTTGTACTGGACGCGACGGTTGGGCAAAATGGGATTGTTCAGGCACGCGAGTTCATGAACATCACACCGATTACGGGAATCATTCTTACGAAAATCGACGGAACTGCGAAAGGTGGAATCGTTGTGAGCATTGCAAAGGAACTCGGTGTGCCGATCAAATTTCTTGGCGTCGGTGAATCGCTGGATGATTTGATTCCCTTCGACCCGCAAAAATTCATCGATGCTTTATTTGAAGTATGA